The following are from one region of the Strigops habroptila isolate Jane chromosome 22, bStrHab1.2.pri, whole genome shotgun sequence genome:
- the ARHGEF2 gene encoding rho guanine nucleotide exchange factor 2 isoform X4: MSRIESLARARSDRAKSKEKEKMKEGKEKDARYTNGHLFTTITVSGMTMCFACNKSITAKEALICPTCNVTIHNRCKDTLPNCTKVKQKQQKAALLKNSSALQSVSLRNKTAIRERPNSAIYPSESFRQTLLGPRRGRPSLSLSKSVSTTNISGTFNDESPLGIRRILSQSTDSLNMRNRTLSVESLIDEGPDVILNQLMSDFETDGKDFEADSWSLAVDNSYLQQHKMDVMKRQDVIYELIQTEIHHVRTLKIMGAVFRKAMLEELQLDPASVHRIFPCVDELSQIHERFLAQLLERRRESLAQDSNKNFVINRLGDILVNQFSGGSAEQLRKAYSEFCSKHTKAVKEYKDLLARDKRFQQFIRRMARSPLLRRHGVPECILLVTQRITKYPVLIERILKNSKDNEGDSVDLSRALRLVKELISSINEEVHECEMNARLWDVYRRVDGRAKVQLPWESRAGVFGRDELLRRKLVHSGCMLWKTAAGRFKDVLVLLLTDVLIFLQEKDQKYTFPMLDKPAVVSLQNLIVRDIANQEKGMFLISAAPPEMYEVHAASRDDRNHWMKLIQQTVGLCPSRQDFPLIETEIEASLRKLKDRILQQDRKVMALLEEKVGLFADMLALTGAEEPSPTLAPRSLFHSDSAEPSRGEKLMHDAIREVECLTEIFTGSGRDRDQSNEAETCPSPGASNGDAGSFNGSVEFCRTDPDAGQRDGNGNQVLPRVPQEEINQRLVNLYSLLHGLQAVVLQQDTLLELRLQEAPDKPSRRGSQAALAESASRAGEKPGATELALLQRQHGLLQEELGRCRQQCQERAQEAAALDSRLRDSERERGRLERELEEARRELGALRHDGGVTTRGRRGADPRRRSLPAGDALYLSFTPPQHSGLSFHSPAFAPCPREDLEYGGGVDPDRLRDGDDVLDVLLEDEDLGSHRSPPTSPRDFLRMQDIPEEVESSQELKDGDGGSSDS, encoded by the exons ATGTCCCGCATCGAGTCGCTGGCCCGGGCAAGGAGCGATCGTGCCAAG AgtaaggagaaggagaagatgaAGGAGGGCAAGGAGAAGGATGCCCGCTACACCAACGGCCACCTCTTCACCACCATCACGGTGTCTGGCATGACCATGTGCTTTGCCTGCAACAAGAGCATCACAGCCAAGGAAGCTCTGATCTGCCCCA CCTGCAACGTCACCATCCACAACCGCTGCAAGGACACACTGCCCAACTGCACCAAGGTGAAGCAGAAG CAACAGAAAGCGGCGCTGCTGAAGAACAGCTCGGCGCTGCAGTCGGTCTCACTGCGCAATAAGA CTGCCATCCGGGAACGCCCCAACTCTGCCATTTACCCCTCGGAAAGCTTCCGGCAGACGCTGCTGGGCCCCCGCCGGGGCCGaccctccctttccctctccaaaAGCGTCTCCACCACCAACATCTCAGG GACGTTCAACGATGAGTCTCCACTGGGAATACGGCGGATCCTGTCCCAGTCCACGGATTCCCTCAACATGCGCAACCGCACGCTGTCTGTGGAGTCGCTCATCGACGAAG GTCCAGACGTGATCCTGAACCAGCTGATGAGCGACTTCGAGACGGACGGGAAGGACTTTGAGGCAGATTCCTGGAGCCTGGCGGTGGACAACAGctacctgcagcagcacaagatgGATGTGATGAAGCGCCAGGACGTCATCTATG AGCTGATCCAGACGGAGATCCACCACGTCCGCACGCTGAAGATCATGGGCGCCGTGTTCCGCAAGGccatgctggaggagctgcagctcgACCCGGCCTCGGTGCACAGGATCTTCCCGTGCGTGGACGAGCTGAGCCAGATCCACGAGCGCTTCCTGGCGCAGCTCCTGGAGCGGCGCCGCGAGTCCCTGGCCCAGGACAGCAACAAGAACTTTGTCATCAACCGCCTTGGGGACATCCTGGTCAACCAG TTCTCCGGGGGCAGCGCGGAGCAGCTCAGGAAAGCCTACTCGGAGTTCTGCAGCAAGCACACCAAGGCTGTGAAGGAGTACAAGGACCTGCTGGCCCGAGACAAGCGCTTCCAGCAGTTCATCCGG AGAATGGCACGGTCCCCACTGCTGCGCCGCCACGGTGTTCCCGAGTGCATCCTGCTGGTGACACAGAGGATCACCAAGTACCCGGTGCTCATCGAGCGCATCCTGAAGAACTCCAAAG ACAACGAGGGCGACTCCGTGGACCTGTCGCGGGCGCTGAGGCTGGTGAAGGAGCTGATCTCGTCCATCAACGAGGAGGTGCATGAGTGTGAGATGAATGCGCGGCTCTGGGACGTCTACAGGCGCGTGGATGGCCGGGCCAAGGTGCAGCTGCCCTGGGAGAGCCGCGCCGGTGTCTTCGGCCGCGACGAGCTCCTGCGCCGCAAACTGGTGCACAGCGGGTGCATGCTCTGGAAGACTGCGGCCGGGCGCTTCaaag atgtgctggtgctgctACTGACTGATGTCCTCATCTTCCTGCAAGAGAAGGACCAGAAATACACCTTCCCCATGCTG GACAAGCCGGCCGTCGTGTCCCTGCAGAACCTGATCGTGCGGGATATCGCCAACCAGGAGAAGGGGATGTTCCTGATCAGTGCCGCGCCGCCGGAGATGTACGAGGTCCACGCCGCATCTCGCGATGACCGCAACCACTGGATGAAGCTCATCCAGCAGACAGTCGGGCT CTGTCCCAGCCGACAGGATTTTCCCTTGATTGAGACAGAGATCGAAGCATCCTTACGCAAGCTGAAAG aCCGTATCCTGCAGCAGGATCGGAAGGTGATGGCGCTCCTGGAGGAGAAGGTTGGGCTCTTTGCGGACATGCTGGCGCTGACCGGCGCCGAGGAGCCCTCTCCCACGTTGGCCCCACGCTCCCTCTTCCACTCTGACTCAGCCGAGCCTTCCCGGGGGGAAAAGTTGATGCACGACGCCATCCGGGAAG TGGAATGCCTCACGGAGATCTTCACCGGCTCTGGACGCGACCGGGATCAGAGCAATGAGGCCGAGAcctgccccagccccggcgCCAGCA ATGGTGATGCCGGCAGCTTCAATGGCTCCGTGGAATTCTGCCGCACGGATCCAGACGCTGGGCAGCGG GATGGGAATGGCAACCAGGTCCTGCCACGGGTACCGCAGGAG GAGATCAACCAGCGGCTGGTGAACCTCTACAGCCTCCTGCATGGGCTCCAG GCggtggtgctgcagcaggacacGCTGCTGGAGCTGCGGCTGCAGGAGGCTCCGGACAAACCGTCCCGGCGCGGTTCCCAAGCGGCTCTGGCCGAGTCGGCATCCCGGGCAGGCGAGAAGCCGGGAGCGACGGAGCTGGCGCTGCTGCAGCGGCAACAcgggctgctgcaggaggagctgggccGCTGCCggcagcagtgccaggagcGGGCGCAGGAGGCGGCAGCGCTGGATTCCCGGCTGCGGGACAGCGAGCGGGAGCGCGGCCGCCTGGAGCGGGAGCTGGAGGAGGCGCGGCGGGAGCTGGGGGCGCTGCGGCACGATGGCGGCGTCACCACACGGGGGCGCCGCGGAGCCGACCCGCGGCGCAGGAGTCTGCCGGCAGGGGACGCGCTGTACCTCAGCTTCACCCCGCCGCAG CACAGCGGCCTCTCGTTCCACTCCCCCGCCTTCGCCCCCTGCCCGCGAGAGGACCTAGAATACGGGGGGGGGGTCGATCCCGACCGGCTCCGGGATGGCGACGATGTCCTGGATGTGCTCCTGGAGGATGAAGACTTGGGAAGCCACCGCTCACCCCCAACAAGCCCCCGag ATTTCCTAAGGATGCAGGATATTCCCGAAGAGGTGgagagcagccaggagctgaAGGACGGCGACGGGGGCTCCTCAGATAGTTAG
- the ARHGEF2 gene encoding rho guanine nucleotide exchange factor 2 isoform X5: MKEGKEKDARYTNGHLFTTITVSGMTMCFACNKSITAKEALICPTCNVTIHNRCKDTLPNCTKVKQKQQKAALLKNSSALQSVSLRNKTAIRERPNSAIYPSESFRQTLLGPRRGRPSLSLSKSVSTTNISGTFNDESPLGIRRILSQSTDSLNMRNRTLSVESLIDEGPDVILNQLMSDFETDGKDFEADSWSLAVDNSYLQQHKMDVMKRQDVIYELIQTEIHHVRTLKIMGAVFRKAMLEELQLDPASVHRIFPCVDELSQIHERFLAQLLERRRESLAQDSNKNFVINRLGDILVNQFSGGSAEQLRKAYSEFCSKHTKAVKEYKDLLARDKRFQQFIRRMARSPLLRRHGVPECILLVTQRITKYPVLIERILKNSKDNEGDSVDLSRALRLVKELISSINEEVHECEMNARLWDVYRRVDGRAKVQLPWESRAGVFGRDELLRRKLVHSGCMLWKTAAGRFKDVLVLLLTDVLIFLQEKDQKYTFPMLDKPAVVSLQNLIVRDIANQEKGMFLISAAPPEMYEVHAASRDDRNHWMKLIQQTVGLCPSRQDFPLIETEIEASLRKLKDRILQQDRKVMALLEEKVGLFADMLALTGAEEPSPTLAPRSLFHSDSAEPSRGEKLMHDAIREVECLTEIFTGSGRDRDQSNEAETCPSPGASNGDAGSFNGSVEFCRTDPDAGQRDGNGNQVLPRVPQEEINQRLVNLYSLLHGLQAVVLQQDTLLELRLQEAPDKPSRRGSQAALAESASRAGEKPGATELALLQRQHGLLQEELGRCRQQCQERAQEAAALDSRLRDSERERGRLERELEEARRELGALRHDGGVTTRGRRGADPRRRSLPAGDALYLSFTPPQHSGLSFHSPAFAPCPREDLEYGGGVDPDRLRDGDDVLDVLLEDEDLGSHRSPPTSPRDFLRMQDIPEEVESSQELKDGDGGSSDS, from the exons atgaAGGAGGGCAAGGAGAAGGATGCCCGCTACACCAACGGCCACCTCTTCACCACCATCACGGTGTCTGGCATGACCATGTGCTTTGCCTGCAACAAGAGCATCACAGCCAAGGAAGCTCTGATCTGCCCCA CCTGCAACGTCACCATCCACAACCGCTGCAAGGACACACTGCCCAACTGCACCAAGGTGAAGCAGAAG CAACAGAAAGCGGCGCTGCTGAAGAACAGCTCGGCGCTGCAGTCGGTCTCACTGCGCAATAAGA CTGCCATCCGGGAACGCCCCAACTCTGCCATTTACCCCTCGGAAAGCTTCCGGCAGACGCTGCTGGGCCCCCGCCGGGGCCGaccctccctttccctctccaaaAGCGTCTCCACCACCAACATCTCAGG GACGTTCAACGATGAGTCTCCACTGGGAATACGGCGGATCCTGTCCCAGTCCACGGATTCCCTCAACATGCGCAACCGCACGCTGTCTGTGGAGTCGCTCATCGACGAAG GTCCAGACGTGATCCTGAACCAGCTGATGAGCGACTTCGAGACGGACGGGAAGGACTTTGAGGCAGATTCCTGGAGCCTGGCGGTGGACAACAGctacctgcagcagcacaagatgGATGTGATGAAGCGCCAGGACGTCATCTATG AGCTGATCCAGACGGAGATCCACCACGTCCGCACGCTGAAGATCATGGGCGCCGTGTTCCGCAAGGccatgctggaggagctgcagctcgACCCGGCCTCGGTGCACAGGATCTTCCCGTGCGTGGACGAGCTGAGCCAGATCCACGAGCGCTTCCTGGCGCAGCTCCTGGAGCGGCGCCGCGAGTCCCTGGCCCAGGACAGCAACAAGAACTTTGTCATCAACCGCCTTGGGGACATCCTGGTCAACCAG TTCTCCGGGGGCAGCGCGGAGCAGCTCAGGAAAGCCTACTCGGAGTTCTGCAGCAAGCACACCAAGGCTGTGAAGGAGTACAAGGACCTGCTGGCCCGAGACAAGCGCTTCCAGCAGTTCATCCGG AGAATGGCACGGTCCCCACTGCTGCGCCGCCACGGTGTTCCCGAGTGCATCCTGCTGGTGACACAGAGGATCACCAAGTACCCGGTGCTCATCGAGCGCATCCTGAAGAACTCCAAAG ACAACGAGGGCGACTCCGTGGACCTGTCGCGGGCGCTGAGGCTGGTGAAGGAGCTGATCTCGTCCATCAACGAGGAGGTGCATGAGTGTGAGATGAATGCGCGGCTCTGGGACGTCTACAGGCGCGTGGATGGCCGGGCCAAGGTGCAGCTGCCCTGGGAGAGCCGCGCCGGTGTCTTCGGCCGCGACGAGCTCCTGCGCCGCAAACTGGTGCACAGCGGGTGCATGCTCTGGAAGACTGCGGCCGGGCGCTTCaaag atgtgctggtgctgctACTGACTGATGTCCTCATCTTCCTGCAAGAGAAGGACCAGAAATACACCTTCCCCATGCTG GACAAGCCGGCCGTCGTGTCCCTGCAGAACCTGATCGTGCGGGATATCGCCAACCAGGAGAAGGGGATGTTCCTGATCAGTGCCGCGCCGCCGGAGATGTACGAGGTCCACGCCGCATCTCGCGATGACCGCAACCACTGGATGAAGCTCATCCAGCAGACAGTCGGGCT CTGTCCCAGCCGACAGGATTTTCCCTTGATTGAGACAGAGATCGAAGCATCCTTACGCAAGCTGAAAG aCCGTATCCTGCAGCAGGATCGGAAGGTGATGGCGCTCCTGGAGGAGAAGGTTGGGCTCTTTGCGGACATGCTGGCGCTGACCGGCGCCGAGGAGCCCTCTCCCACGTTGGCCCCACGCTCCCTCTTCCACTCTGACTCAGCCGAGCCTTCCCGGGGGGAAAAGTTGATGCACGACGCCATCCGGGAAG TGGAATGCCTCACGGAGATCTTCACCGGCTCTGGACGCGACCGGGATCAGAGCAATGAGGCCGAGAcctgccccagccccggcgCCAGCA ATGGTGATGCCGGCAGCTTCAATGGCTCCGTGGAATTCTGCCGCACGGATCCAGACGCTGGGCAGCGG GATGGGAATGGCAACCAGGTCCTGCCACGGGTACCGCAGGAG GAGATCAACCAGCGGCTGGTGAACCTCTACAGCCTCCTGCATGGGCTCCAG GCggtggtgctgcagcaggacacGCTGCTGGAGCTGCGGCTGCAGGAGGCTCCGGACAAACCGTCCCGGCGCGGTTCCCAAGCGGCTCTGGCCGAGTCGGCATCCCGGGCAGGCGAGAAGCCGGGAGCGACGGAGCTGGCGCTGCTGCAGCGGCAACAcgggctgctgcaggaggagctgggccGCTGCCggcagcagtgccaggagcGGGCGCAGGAGGCGGCAGCGCTGGATTCCCGGCTGCGGGACAGCGAGCGGGAGCGCGGCCGCCTGGAGCGGGAGCTGGAGGAGGCGCGGCGGGAGCTGGGGGCGCTGCGGCACGATGGCGGCGTCACCACACGGGGGCGCCGCGGAGCCGACCCGCGGCGCAGGAGTCTGCCGGCAGGGGACGCGCTGTACCTCAGCTTCACCCCGCCGCAG CACAGCGGCCTCTCGTTCCACTCCCCCGCCTTCGCCCCCTGCCCGCGAGAGGACCTAGAATACGGGGGGGGGGTCGATCCCGACCGGCTCCGGGATGGCGACGATGTCCTGGATGTGCTCCTGGAGGATGAAGACTTGGGAAGCCACCGCTCACCCCCAACAAGCCCCCGag ATTTCCTAAGGATGCAGGATATTCCCGAAGAGGTGgagagcagccaggagctgaAGGACGGCGACGGGGGCTCCTCAGATAGTTAG
- the ARHGEF2 gene encoding rho guanine nucleotide exchange factor 2 isoform X1: MDDPDVFLGPCEGALRGAPGQKRRCMSALEPVTGPGPGSEEEEEEEGEDDEDSVQAVPLRRSFALRIRSRDPFRRHSWEPGKELRGVPSYDHLSVSLKGLSPDDIDSSVEQLDGLGQHRRDPRRNPLVHSNDDLESLLSQDEEEERWAQEDAQGLPISRTQQSFHSYNFSKSASLGTINRSPNADGISLFASQQSLVNGSGAGSCGQLEQEAGSQSREETPLDRTLSFIKRMTGKTKSKEKEKMKEGKEKDARYTNGHLFTTITVSGMTMCFACNKSITAKEALICPTCNVTIHNRCKDTLPNCTKVKQKQQKAALLKNSSALQSVSLRNKTAIRERPNSAIYPSESFRQTLLGPRRGRPSLSLSKSVSTTNISGTFNDESPLGIRRILSQSTDSLNMRNRTLSVESLIDEGPDVILNQLMSDFETDGKDFEADSWSLAVDNSYLQQHKMDVMKRQDVIYELIQTEIHHVRTLKIMGAVFRKAMLEELQLDPASVHRIFPCVDELSQIHERFLAQLLERRRESLAQDSNKNFVINRLGDILVNQFSGGSAEQLRKAYSEFCSKHTKAVKEYKDLLARDKRFQQFIRRMARSPLLRRHGVPECILLVTQRITKYPVLIERILKNSKDNEGDSVDLSRALRLVKELISSINEEVHECEMNARLWDVYRRVDGRAKVQLPWESRAGVFGRDELLRRKLVHSGCMLWKTAAGRFKDVLVLLLTDVLIFLQEKDQKYTFPMLDKPAVVSLQNLIVRDIANQEKGMFLISAAPPEMYEVHAASRDDRNHWMKLIQQTVGLCPSRQDFPLIETEIEASLRKLKDRILQQDRKVMALLEEKVGLFADMLALTGAEEPSPTLAPRSLFHSDSAEPSRGEKLMHDAIREVECLTEIFTGSGRDRDQSNEAETCPSPGASNGDAGSFNGSVEFCRTDPDAGQRDGNGNQVLPRVPQEEINQRLVNLYSLLHGLQAVVLQQDTLLELRLQEAPDKPSRRGSQAALAESASRAGEKPGATELALLQRQHGLLQEELGRCRQQCQERAQEAAALDSRLRDSERERGRLERELEEARRELGALRHDGGVTTRGRRGADPRRRSLPAGDALYLSFTPPQHSGLSFHSPAFAPCPREDLEYGGGVDPDRLRDGDDVLDVLLEDEDLGSHRSPPTSPRDFLRMQDIPEEVESSQELKDGDGGSSDS, translated from the exons ATGGATGATCCCGATGTCTTCCTGGGTCCCTGTGAAGGAGCCCTGCGCGGGGCACCGGGGCAGAAGCGCCGCTGCATGTCCGCACTGGAGCCGGTcaccggccccggccccggctcagaggaggaggaggaggaggagggggaggatgATGAAGATTCTGTCCAAGCGGTGCCCTTGCGGCGATCCTTTGCCCTCCGCATCCGCTCCCGGGATCCCTTCCGCCGGCACAGCTGGGAGCCAGGCAAGGAGCTGCGTGGGGTGCCCAGCTACGACCACCTCAG CGTGAGCCTCAAAGGGCTGAGCCCTGATGACATCGACTCCAGTGTGGAGCAGTTGGATGGGCTGGGACAGCACCGGAGGGACCCCCGGAGAAACCCCCTTGTCCACAGCAACGATGACCTGGAGTCCCTCCTCTCccaggatgaggaggaagagcgGTGGGCACAG GAGGATGCACAGGGGTTGCCAATATCCCGGACCCAGCAGAGCTTTCACAGCTACAACTTCTCCAAGTCTGCATCTCTCGGCACCATCAACAGATCCCCCAATGCAGATG GGATTTCCCTCTTCGCCTCCCAGCAGAGCCTGGTCAATGG CTCCGGCGCCGGGAGCTGcgggcagctggagcaggaagctgggagccAGAGCCGGGAAGAGACCCCCCTGGACAGGACCCTCAGCTTCATCAAGAGGATGACGGGGAAGACAAAG AgtaaggagaaggagaagatgaAGGAGGGCAAGGAGAAGGATGCCCGCTACACCAACGGCCACCTCTTCACCACCATCACGGTGTCTGGCATGACCATGTGCTTTGCCTGCAACAAGAGCATCACAGCCAAGGAAGCTCTGATCTGCCCCA CCTGCAACGTCACCATCCACAACCGCTGCAAGGACACACTGCCCAACTGCACCAAGGTGAAGCAGAAG CAACAGAAAGCGGCGCTGCTGAAGAACAGCTCGGCGCTGCAGTCGGTCTCACTGCGCAATAAGA CTGCCATCCGGGAACGCCCCAACTCTGCCATTTACCCCTCGGAAAGCTTCCGGCAGACGCTGCTGGGCCCCCGCCGGGGCCGaccctccctttccctctccaaaAGCGTCTCCACCACCAACATCTCAGG GACGTTCAACGATGAGTCTCCACTGGGAATACGGCGGATCCTGTCCCAGTCCACGGATTCCCTCAACATGCGCAACCGCACGCTGTCTGTGGAGTCGCTCATCGACGAAG GTCCAGACGTGATCCTGAACCAGCTGATGAGCGACTTCGAGACGGACGGGAAGGACTTTGAGGCAGATTCCTGGAGCCTGGCGGTGGACAACAGctacctgcagcagcacaagatgGATGTGATGAAGCGCCAGGACGTCATCTATG AGCTGATCCAGACGGAGATCCACCACGTCCGCACGCTGAAGATCATGGGCGCCGTGTTCCGCAAGGccatgctggaggagctgcagctcgACCCGGCCTCGGTGCACAGGATCTTCCCGTGCGTGGACGAGCTGAGCCAGATCCACGAGCGCTTCCTGGCGCAGCTCCTGGAGCGGCGCCGCGAGTCCCTGGCCCAGGACAGCAACAAGAACTTTGTCATCAACCGCCTTGGGGACATCCTGGTCAACCAG TTCTCCGGGGGCAGCGCGGAGCAGCTCAGGAAAGCCTACTCGGAGTTCTGCAGCAAGCACACCAAGGCTGTGAAGGAGTACAAGGACCTGCTGGCCCGAGACAAGCGCTTCCAGCAGTTCATCCGG AGAATGGCACGGTCCCCACTGCTGCGCCGCCACGGTGTTCCCGAGTGCATCCTGCTGGTGACACAGAGGATCACCAAGTACCCGGTGCTCATCGAGCGCATCCTGAAGAACTCCAAAG ACAACGAGGGCGACTCCGTGGACCTGTCGCGGGCGCTGAGGCTGGTGAAGGAGCTGATCTCGTCCATCAACGAGGAGGTGCATGAGTGTGAGATGAATGCGCGGCTCTGGGACGTCTACAGGCGCGTGGATGGCCGGGCCAAGGTGCAGCTGCCCTGGGAGAGCCGCGCCGGTGTCTTCGGCCGCGACGAGCTCCTGCGCCGCAAACTGGTGCACAGCGGGTGCATGCTCTGGAAGACTGCGGCCGGGCGCTTCaaag atgtgctggtgctgctACTGACTGATGTCCTCATCTTCCTGCAAGAGAAGGACCAGAAATACACCTTCCCCATGCTG GACAAGCCGGCCGTCGTGTCCCTGCAGAACCTGATCGTGCGGGATATCGCCAACCAGGAGAAGGGGATGTTCCTGATCAGTGCCGCGCCGCCGGAGATGTACGAGGTCCACGCCGCATCTCGCGATGACCGCAACCACTGGATGAAGCTCATCCAGCAGACAGTCGGGCT CTGTCCCAGCCGACAGGATTTTCCCTTGATTGAGACAGAGATCGAAGCATCCTTACGCAAGCTGAAAG aCCGTATCCTGCAGCAGGATCGGAAGGTGATGGCGCTCCTGGAGGAGAAGGTTGGGCTCTTTGCGGACATGCTGGCGCTGACCGGCGCCGAGGAGCCCTCTCCCACGTTGGCCCCACGCTCCCTCTTCCACTCTGACTCAGCCGAGCCTTCCCGGGGGGAAAAGTTGATGCACGACGCCATCCGGGAAG TGGAATGCCTCACGGAGATCTTCACCGGCTCTGGACGCGACCGGGATCAGAGCAATGAGGCCGAGAcctgccccagccccggcgCCAGCA ATGGTGATGCCGGCAGCTTCAATGGCTCCGTGGAATTCTGCCGCACGGATCCAGACGCTGGGCAGCGG GATGGGAATGGCAACCAGGTCCTGCCACGGGTACCGCAGGAG GAGATCAACCAGCGGCTGGTGAACCTCTACAGCCTCCTGCATGGGCTCCAG GCggtggtgctgcagcaggacacGCTGCTGGAGCTGCGGCTGCAGGAGGCTCCGGACAAACCGTCCCGGCGCGGTTCCCAAGCGGCTCTGGCCGAGTCGGCATCCCGGGCAGGCGAGAAGCCGGGAGCGACGGAGCTGGCGCTGCTGCAGCGGCAACAcgggctgctgcaggaggagctgggccGCTGCCggcagcagtgccaggagcGGGCGCAGGAGGCGGCAGCGCTGGATTCCCGGCTGCGGGACAGCGAGCGGGAGCGCGGCCGCCTGGAGCGGGAGCTGGAGGAGGCGCGGCGGGAGCTGGGGGCGCTGCGGCACGATGGCGGCGTCACCACACGGGGGCGCCGCGGAGCCGACCCGCGGCGCAGGAGTCTGCCGGCAGGGGACGCGCTGTACCTCAGCTTCACCCCGCCGCAG CACAGCGGCCTCTCGTTCCACTCCCCCGCCTTCGCCCCCTGCCCGCGAGAGGACCTAGAATACGGGGGGGGGGTCGATCCCGACCGGCTCCGGGATGGCGACGATGTCCTGGATGTGCTCCTGGAGGATGAAGACTTGGGAAGCCACCGCTCACCCCCAACAAGCCCCCGag ATTTCCTAAGGATGCAGGATATTCCCGAAGAGGTGgagagcagccaggagctgaAGGACGGCGACGGGGGCTCCTCAGATAGTTAG